From the genome of Spirosomataceae bacterium TFI 002, one region includes:
- a CDS encoding N-acetylmuramic acid 6-phosphate etherase, translated as MQDLLSLSTESTSNHDDLDKKSVMDLLIGINQEDDSVPKAIAKVLPQIESLVKAVVARMKKGGRLFYIGAGTSGRLGVVDASECPPTYGVPHGMVVGIIAGGDTAIRKAVENAEDDQNQAWLDLKAYEVNENDSVIGIAASGRTPYVIGGLNCANENGLLTGCIVCNAGSKVAESAQFPVEVVVGPEFVTGSTRMKAGTAQKLVLNMISTTVMIQLGRVKGNKMVDMQLSNDKLVERGIRMVMNELNIDFASAEKLLKENGSVRKAVASRQ; from the coding sequence ATGCAAGACTTATTAAGCCTTTCTACGGAGTCCACTTCAAATCACGACGACTTAGATAAGAAGTCCGTTATGGATTTATTAATTGGAATAAACCAAGAGGACGACTCTGTTCCAAAGGCAATTGCTAAAGTTTTACCTCAGATTGAATCGCTCGTTAAAGCAGTTGTAGCCAGAATGAAAAAAGGTGGTCGACTCTTCTACATTGGTGCCGGAACTAGTGGCAGACTTGGAGTAGTTGACGCGTCTGAATGTCCTCCAACTTACGGAGTTCCTCACGGAATGGTAGTTGGAATCATAGCAGGAGGAGATACTGCAATAAGAAAAGCGGTTGAAAACGCCGAAGATGACCAAAATCAAGCCTGGTTAGATTTAAAAGCATATGAAGTCAATGAAAATGATTCAGTTATAGGCATTGCAGCATCTGGACGAACCCCTTATGTCATAGGCGGCCTAAATTGTGCAAATGAGAATGGCTTACTAACAGGTTGTATCGTATGTAATGCGGGGAGTAAAGTTGCCGAATCAGCACAATTCCCTGTTGAGGTGGTAGTTGGTCCTGAGTTTGTTACCGGAAGTACTAGAATGAAAGCAGGTACGGCTCAAAAGCTCGTTTTAAACATGATTTCAACCACAGTAATGATTCAGCTAGGGCGAGTAAAAGGCAATAAGATGGTGGACATGCAGCTTTCAAACGACAAACTTGTAGAAAGAGGTATCAGAATGGTTATGAATGAGCTAAACATTGACTTTGCATCTGCCGAAAAGCTTTTGAAAGAAAATGGAAGTGTACGAAAGGCGGTTGCTAGTAGGCAGTAG